The following proteins come from a genomic window of Bacillota bacterium:
- a CDS encoding universal stress protein: MNMTTMGRLIAMKRVRNILLLVAIDGSESSKNALRQSIRFARDHHCGVTAVTVIPSYEGDIDLIGVRNIREAFKEPGEKVLEEARKIATQEGVEIYTFLEEGNIHEAIIDVAQSRDCDLIVMGRRGLTGIERVLMGSVTARVIGYSPIDVLVMPEKSVIKWGKILLAVDGSKYSDVAASRAITFAQTYGRTLDILSVVDVPPEAYGEAPDFVDKMVEKAREIAETVENTAKVAKISATSFVRDGDAPEKILDLAKKLESDVIVMGSHGHTGLKRLLMGSVTERVIGHAPCPVLVVKSS; encoded by the coding sequence ATGAATATGACTACTATGGGTAGATTAATTGCCATGAAAAGGGTGAGGAATATCTTACTATTAGTTGCCATCGACGGTTCGGAGTCCAGCAAAAACGCACTTAGACAGAGCATACGATTTGCGCGAGATCACCATTGCGGTGTAACCGCCGTAACAGTTATTCCTTCATATGAAGGAGATATAGACCTTATAGGAGTTCGTAACATTAGGGAAGCATTTAAAGAGCCGGGAGAAAAGGTTCTGGAGGAAGCCAGAAAAATAGCAACTCAAGAAGGCGTTGAAATCTACACTTTCTTAGAAGAGGGAAATATCCATGAGGCCATAATCGATGTAGCTCAATCGAGAGATTGCGATCTCATTGTTATGGGCAGAAGGGGTCTTACGGGAATCGAAAGAGTCCTTATGGGAAGTGTTACTGCAAGGGTTATAGGCTACAGCCCGATCGATGTGCTTGTTATGCCGGAGAAGAGCGTAATAAAATGGGGTAAGATATTGCTTGCTGTAGATGGCTCAAAGTACAGCGATGTCGCTGCAAGTAGAGCCATAACCTTCGCTCAAACGTATGGAAGGACACTTGATATTCTCTCTGTTGTTGACGTGCCGCCAGAGGCATACGGCGAAGCGCCAGATTTTGTAGATAAGATGGTAGAAAAGGCAAGGGAAATTGCCGAAACTGTAGAAAACACTGCGAAGGTTGCGAAAATCAGCGCAACATCATTCGTCAGGGACGGAGACGCTCCCGAGAAAATTCTGGATCTCGCCAAGAAGCTAGAATCGGATGTTATCGTTATGGGAAGTCATGGCCACACAGGGCTCAAGAGACTGCTTATGGGTAGCGTAACTGAAAGAGTTATTGGACATGCGCCGTGCCCTGTCCTGGTTGTTAAATCAAGTTAG
- a CDS encoding sulfite exporter TauE/SafE family protein translates to MTRRITVLSTLFTAFIFLMVLAQPVFASSNSSAANSSTTVWWIWPLLLFVVTLAMGIVAVLGGVGGGVLFTPIVGSFFPFGMDFVRAAGLLVALSGALAAGPGLLKKGLADLRLAIPVALIASAGSIGGAMLGLWVSKLPGGKDIIQVSLGVVILAIVLIMLMAKKSEFPEVKKADKLSTALKITGVYHEPTTNQSIDWKIHRTPTGLFTFIFIGLLAGMFGLGAGWANVPVLNLLMGAPLKISVATSKFLLSITDTSAAWVYINSGAAIPMIIVPSIIGIMLGSFIGVKLLTKTKPNIIKIIVIFILIVSGSTSILKGLHIMK, encoded by the coding sequence ATGACGCGCAGAATAACAGTACTCTCTACCTTGTTTACCGCCTTCATATTTTTAATGGTTTTAGCACAACCTGTGTTTGCCTCAAGCAACAGCTCAGCGGCAAACTCATCAACGACAGTGTGGTGGATTTGGCCTTTACTACTATTTGTCGTTACTCTTGCTATGGGTATAGTCGCCGTACTCGGAGGAGTTGGCGGTGGGGTTCTTTTCACGCCCATAGTAGGTAGCTTCTTCCCATTTGGCATGGATTTTGTTCGTGCTGCCGGCTTATTGGTGGCTTTATCCGGTGCGCTTGCAGCCGGGCCGGGTTTGCTTAAGAAAGGACTTGCCGATCTTCGTCTGGCTATACCGGTTGCTTTAATAGCATCTGCGGGCTCTATTGGCGGCGCCATGCTGGGGCTCTGGGTCTCAAAACTACCCGGCGGCAAAGACATTATACAGGTCAGCCTAGGCGTCGTAATCTTAGCCATCGTTCTTATAATGTTAATGGCTAAGAAGTCGGAGTTTCCTGAAGTTAAAAAGGCCGATAAACTATCAACAGCCCTTAAGATTACCGGTGTTTATCATGAGCCTACAACCAATCAAAGCATCGATTGGAAAATTCATAGGACCCCAACGGGGCTTTTCACTTTTATCTTTATAGGTTTACTTGCCGGAATGTTTGGCCTCGGAGCCGGATGGGCAAATGTACCGGTTCTTAACCTCTTGATGGGTGCTCCGCTAAAGATATCGGTCGCAACCAGTAAATTTTTGCTTTCCATAACCGATACTTCTGCAGCATGGGTCTATATTAATAGTGGAGCCGCAATACCAATGATTATTGTCCCATCGATAATAGGGATCATGTTAGGCTCATTTATCGGAGTTAAGCTGCTCACTAAAACCAAACCAAACATAATCAAAATCATCGTCATATTTATTCTTATCGTTTCAGGCTCAACTTCTATACTTAAGGGCCTACACATTATGAAATAA
- a CDS encoding sulfite exporter TauE/SafE family protein produces the protein MSRRKIIIPALLAILMLLLLSAPALATGEAVTAFKGNKFIELTIFNAVFLFIVGFIGGLVSGFIGSGGAFVLTPAMMSLGVPGLVAVASNMCHKFPKALVGAIKRHKYGQVDLKLGLTLGISASVGVELGIKIQKYIQHMWGEAGSNLYVSFAFLVILITVGSYVFYDAWKTKKQTGPAPQPRLALALQKLNIPPMMHFKTANLKISMWITVPVGLATGLLAATIAVGGFIGVPGMMYVIGASSLVASATELVIAFVMGFVGSTEWALVGNIDIRLVLLILAGSLFGVQLGALGTTYVKDYMIKVVMGTIMLIVAFSRGFAIPKYTNQLGLTSISKDLVPTLSSISFYIMAFALALGATIILGSMIKAMRHKPAVKPEPVRGLEKAVN, from the coding sequence ATGTCACGACGGAAAATTATCATCCCTGCGCTATTAGCAATATTAATGCTTCTGCTGTTATCAGCACCGGCATTAGCTACCGGTGAGGCAGTTACAGCGTTCAAGGGGAATAAGTTCATTGAACTTACTATTTTTAATGCGGTGTTCTTGTTTATTGTTGGTTTTATAGGTGGATTGGTAAGTGGCTTTATCGGCTCGGGAGGCGCTTTTGTTTTAACTCCTGCAATGATGAGTCTTGGCGTACCTGGACTTGTCGCAGTCGCGAGCAACATGTGCCACAAGTTCCCAAAAGCTTTAGTCGGTGCAATTAAGCGTCACAAGTATGGACAGGTCGATCTAAAGCTGGGATTGACTTTAGGTATTTCAGCATCAGTTGGCGTAGAACTCGGTATTAAGATTCAAAAATACATACAACATATGTGGGGAGAAGCAGGCTCAAATCTATATGTTAGCTTTGCTTTTCTTGTCATACTTATAACAGTAGGCAGCTATGTTTTCTACGACGCCTGGAAAACAAAAAAACAAACTGGACCAGCTCCACAACCTCGGTTGGCTCTAGCTCTGCAAAAACTAAACATCCCTCCAATGATGCACTTCAAAACTGCAAACCTTAAGATATCTATGTGGATAACTGTACCAGTTGGTCTTGCAACCGGTCTTCTTGCAGCAACGATTGCGGTTGGAGGGTTTATTGGCGTACCGGGAATGATGTATGTAATTGGTGCATCAAGTCTGGTAGCGTCCGCAACAGAGCTAGTTATCGCATTTGTAATGGGTTTTGTCGGCTCGACGGAATGGGCGTTGGTAGGCAATATAGATATCAGGCTGGTCCTATTAATTCTTGCCGGATCGCTTTTTGGTGTACAACTGGGTGCTTTGGGTACCACTTATGTAAAGGACTATATGATAAAGGTCGTAATGGGTACAATTATGTTAATAGTTGCCTTTAGTAGGGGATTTGCTATTCCAAAGTATACCAACCAGCTTGGCTTAACCAGCATATCAAAAGATTTAGTGCCTACCCTTAGCAGCATAAGCTTCTACATAATGGCATTTGCCCTTGCACTTGGTGCAACGATTATCTTGGGCAGCATGATAAAAGCGATGCGACATAAGCCGGCAGTAAAACCAGAACCTGTTAGGGGTCTAGAGAAGGCCGTTAACTAA
- a CDS encoding sulfite exporter TauE/SafE family protein — translation MSKRVVVVFVTAFILVLLIASAVVAASGPIDSPVQGTPWWVWPLALFVLTFVMGIVAIPAGVGGGVLFVPIVSSFFPFHLDFVRGAGLMIALSGSLAAGPGLLKKGLADLRLAMPVALIASIFSIVGAAVGLALPQRIVQLGLGGVILAIVVVMILAKKSEYPAVKTPDSLSTALRITGIYHEDSTKQDIDWKIHRTPVGLALFALIGFMAGMFGLGAGWANVPVLNLVMGAPLKLSVATSSFLLSITDTSAAWVYINKGAILPLVVAPSIIGMMIGAFVGAKLLAKAKPSAIRYAVIAMLFLSGLRAFLKGFGI, via the coding sequence TTGAGTAAAAGAGTAGTAGTTGTTTTTGTAACCGCCTTCATTTTAGTTTTATTAATTGCAAGCGCCGTCGTGGCAGCTTCAGGGCCAATCGACAGCCCTGTTCAAGGAACACCCTGGTGGGTCTGGCCCTTGGCATTGTTTGTGCTTACTTTTGTTATGGGAATTGTAGCAATCCCCGCAGGTGTAGGAGGCGGGGTTCTTTTTGTACCCATCGTAAGCAGCTTTTTTCCGTTTCACCTGGACTTTGTTAGAGGTGCAGGCTTAATGATCGCCCTCTCGGGTTCGCTTGCAGCCGGACCGGGTCTTCTCAAGAAGGGACTCGCAGACCTTAGATTGGCAATGCCCGTCGCCCTTATAGCATCTATATTTTCAATTGTGGGTGCGGCGGTAGGTCTTGCACTGCCACAAAGGATCGTACAGCTTGGCCTTGGAGGAGTCATCCTGGCTATCGTTGTAGTTATGATTTTGGCTAAAAAATCTGAGTACCCGGCGGTTAAAACGCCAGATTCGCTCTCGACAGCCCTAAGGATCACCGGTATTTACCATGAGGATTCGACTAAGCAGGATATCGACTGGAAGATTCACCGCACCCCCGTCGGATTAGCATTATTTGCTCTAATTGGATTTATGGCCGGAATGTTTGGCCTTGGTGCTGGCTGGGCAAATGTTCCTGTTTTAAATCTGGTAATGGGTGCACCGCTTAAACTATCAGTGGCAACTAGCAGTTTTTTACTATCAATAACCGATACTTCTGCAGCATGGGTCTATATAAACAAAGGAGCAATATTGCCACTTGTTGTAGCCCCTTCGATTATCGGTATGATGATTGGGGCTTTTGTCGGAGCCAAACTTTTAGCAAAAGCGAAACCTTCAGCAATTAGATATGCAGTCATAGCAATGTTGTTTTTATCAGGATTAAGGGCTTTCCTTAAAGGCTTTGGCATATAA